A single region of the Desulfobacterales bacterium genome encodes:
- a CDS encoding oligosaccharide flippase family protein, which produces MSSKGGRLIKGSTLQVTGFVIKLGISFIMMPLIIHSLGDRHYGAWVLVGTFIGYYGLLDLGLSSAVTRYVSRALSRNDHQEINLVASSAFFLFSGFSLVALALSLVAAALWPIFAGSTPDTLLFQQLLVILGISAAAGLPIRTFRGVLNALVRYDLTAIANVVRLFLTNIVLYVLLKMGYGLLTMAVLSLLGGLIEYGLLVIFCFRACPGLAITRAGLRRDRIRQLFAYGGKTFISEIADILRFRVDSMIIAGSLGLSLVTYYQVGARLVQLFSEFILSGMNITAPIFSHYEGKNDFDSIRSKFLDISRLNIIISLFVGISIPFYGKVFIDRWMGPGFEQSFTVALILCGPAILEIMQHTTVTLLYGISKHHYYTLQNIGEGIANLVLSLILVRYYGIIGVAMGTAIEMLFFKLLVQPVLACRTIALPLSEYYIKTMLFTSLKTLVPLLAYLFFIHGYLRPDYLNMALFGILQVVLFTPVAYFFILNAGDRRMLQKALAGVRDNKTARTGR; this is translated from the coding sequence CTCCTTCATAATGATGCCGCTGATCATCCATTCCCTGGGTGACCGGCATTACGGCGCCTGGGTCCTGGTCGGCACCTTCATCGGCTACTACGGCCTGCTCGACCTGGGCCTCTCGTCAGCGGTTACCCGGTATGTTTCCCGGGCATTGAGCCGGAACGACCATCAGGAGATCAACCTGGTCGCCAGTTCCGCCTTTTTTCTCTTTTCCGGGTTCAGCCTGGTCGCCCTGGCGCTTTCCCTTGTTGCCGCGGCCCTGTGGCCGATATTTGCCGGCTCCACGCCTGATACCCTGCTCTTCCAGCAACTCCTGGTCATCCTGGGAATAAGCGCGGCCGCCGGGCTACCCATCCGGACCTTCCGCGGGGTCCTTAACGCCCTGGTCCGCTATGATCTCACCGCCATCGCCAATGTGGTCCGCCTGTTCCTGACCAACATTGTTCTCTACGTCCTGCTCAAGATGGGCTACGGACTGCTCACCATGGCCGTGCTTTCCCTGCTCGGCGGTCTTATCGAGTACGGACTGCTCGTTATCTTCTGCTTCAGGGCCTGTCCCGGCCTGGCAATAACCCGGGCCGGCCTGCGCCGGGACCGGATACGGCAGCTGTTCGCCTACGGCGGCAAGACCTTTATCTCGGAAATAGCCGATATCCTGCGCTTTCGCGTCGATTCCATGATCATCGCCGGCTCCCTCGGCCTGAGCCTGGTCACCTACTATCAGGTGGGCGCCCGCCTGGTCCAGCTTTTCAGCGAATTCATCCTCAGCGGCATGAATATAACCGCACCGATCTTCAGCCATTACGAGGGCAAGAACGACTTTGATTCAATCCGCAGCAAATTCCTGGATATCTCCAGGCTGAACATCATAATCTCGCTGTTCGTGGGCATCAGCATCCCCTTTTACGGCAAGGTGTTCATCGACCGCTGGATGGGGCCCGGCTTTGAGCAGAGTTTTACCGTGGCCCTTATCCTCTGCGGCCCGGCGATTCTCGAAATAATGCAGCATACCACTGTTACCCTGTTGTACGGCATCTCCAAACACCATTACTATACATTGCAGAACATTGGCGAAGGGATAGCCAACCTTGTCTTGAGCCTTATCCTGGTCCGGTACTACGGAATAATCGGGGTTGCCATGGGTACGGCAATCGAGATGTTGTTCTTCAAACTGCTGGTCCAGCCGGTTCTGGCCTGCCGGACCATTGCCCTGCCCTTGTCCGAATATTATATTAAGACCATGTTGTTTACCTCGCTCAAGACCCTGGTGCCGTTGCTCGCCTATCTGTTCTTTATCCACGGCTATCTGCGGCCCGATTATCTGAACATGGCCCTGTTCGGCATCCTGCAGGTCGTCCTCTTTACCCCGGTCGCCTATTTCTTTATCCTCAACGCCGGAGACCGGCGGATGCTGCAAAAGGCCCTGGCCGGGGTCAGGGACAACAAAACAGCGCGAACAGGCCGATGA